The DNA region TCAACGAGATATCTCTTGACATCGATGCCTCTATCTCCTGTAATTAGTAAGCTTATAGTAATGACTAATGAGTTGGGACCACCATGAAGATGCGAGCCTTTTTTGGAAGGAAATCCATGAATGCCAAGTCTGACAATTTTTCAACATGTTAATAATAATGAAAAAAATCTTTAGGAATATGGTTGGCAAGCAACTCCGATGGTCAAATACAAGCATATGCCAGCAGAAACATGCATAAGTATGTTGTAATACAGATATTGGGAGGATCAGAACACAATAATAAACTATGAGCTAAAACCAGACAAATGATCCAGAGGATAACAAGAACACCACAAAAACCATCTTTATGGATGCACTACTTGGTGGAGATAAAGATTATTCAACAGGGATGCATCTTATACTTGTAGTACAACTTTAATGGTCAATGGCTAAAATCTCATATCGAAGTTGCAAAACTAGCAGCAGTCCATAGCCAACAGCAATGGCAGTACATCAGGAAAGAATTCAATTTAATTCCAGGATATGCATACAGGATTTTATGGGCTGCCTTAGCTTGAACATTAATTTTCCGGTTCACAACCAGCAAGCGGGCGAAGCAGTGCATAAAAAATCCCCAGAAAATCTCCTACAACCAGAAACCTTAATTACCTTAAATGCTCAGCACCCTATAAAACGGCCAGAGCCCCGGCCCCCTCTCTCTCATCCTCACACCTCCATCAAGCACCGAAACCATCTTCCTCACCTGGATAGAGAGAGAAACAGAGGGAGGGGGAGAAGGGAAGAGAGAAGGAGAGATAGGTTAGCGTCGCCATCACTCATCTCCGATCCTCGCAGTCGAGGTGTGGTGATCACTCCATCTTTTTCCCAACAATGCCATAGCCAACAAGTTGAAATCTTCACCCCTTAGCTACCAGTTCATTCCCAGACCGAGAATTGCCAGGAAGCCACCATTTCCTTGGAGCAACCTCGCCATGGGGTTCCTCTCCGCCGGTGGCGCCTCCCCGTCGTCCCTGCTGCTGTGTGAAGAGAACATGGACGACGTTTTTGGGTGCAGTGACGGCGAGGGGGAGCTGGCGGAGTTGGGGGCGGGCCTTGATTTCCCGGCCTTCCCGTTGGAGAGCGACGAGGTTGTAGCGTCTCTgatggagaaggagaaggagcaACTGATTCATGTCGCGGCGGGGCATTACCTCCAGAGGTTGAACAGCGGAGGAGTGGTGTCCTCTTGGAGGATTGCTTCCATTGATTGGATCAACAAGGTTAGGAAAATACTATCAAACAATCGACCGAAGAATTTCTCTTTATTTAGTCTTTAGGATTGATTAACCCGTTGAGGGGTTACTAGTTTGCCATTCTAAGATTTCTAGAATTTCTAAGATTATGCCTTCATGATTCATTTTACCTGTTCCATCCCAGTACTTATGTTTCTGTCTACAGAATGCGCCTTTATTTCTTCTATTGGCTCCAAGTTTGCCCTTACATGACTAAGTTTTTGTCTTGCATAGCAACTGAACTGTACTACTTATCTTGTCTCTTCCATGTGTACTGCAGGCCCAGGCTCATCATAATTTTGGACCCCTATGCTTTTACCTTTCTATTAATTATCTTGATAGGATCCTCTCCATAAAGGAACCCCAGGTAAGTTCTACAGATGTATGGTCATTCCTTTATCTATTAAGTTAATGGCCAATCAGCATGCGATTTTCTGACATCCTTGTCTCTCCTCCGACCTTAGATTTTGACGCGACACAAATCTTATGCAAGTTTCTTGTTCTGTAGGCTGGGCAGCCCTGGGTGCAGCAGCTACTCTCAGTTGGCTGCCTATCCATTGCAGCCAAGATGGAGGAGACTCTAGTTCCTCGGTATCAAGACTTCCAGGTGGGCAAAACATACGATTATGTTACGTAAAGTTGCTTTCATGTTTGAGGAATATAATGGAGTTTGTAAAGTTTTTTGTATCGTTGTCTCAGGTTTGCAGTGAGAAGTACAAGTTCGATGCAGAATCTATTAAGAATATGGAGATTTTTGTTATGGGCTCTCTGAATTGGAGGATGCAAGCTGTGACCCCATTCTCATACATCAACTATTTCATGGACAAGTTCACCCAGGGGAAGCCGTTAAGTTGCGGATTTGCTTCTCGGTGCTCTGAGCTCATCCTCGGCACTCTGGAAGGTAGACTACATATATGCTTCAtgaataaatttgaattttggCACCTTTTCAACTCCATGAATGAACAGTATACGATTAGAACATCTGTGTGCGTTTGAAATTTTGCAGCAACTAAGTTCCTCCAATTCAGACCTTCTGAGATTGCAGCAGCCGCAGTTCTCTTAGCAGCTGCTGAAAGTCACGCTCTTGACTTCACCAGCGCTCTTATAGCTTCTAACATCCCTATCGATAAGGTGTGCAGCCTCAATCTCTCTTTGAAGGTCTAGCTACTTTTGAATGTTCAATGGTGTATTGCATTTGTTACATTATTGTCTCTAAAATACACGAATTTACATTTGTAGCAAACTGTGAAGAGATGCTATGAAGCAATGCAAGAGGTCGGATTAGTGAAGAAGAATGAAGGCAATGCGAGTCGTCCTTCGGTTCCAAAGAGCCCATATGGTGTGCTGGGTGCCTCATGCTTCAGCTTCAAGACTGATGATAGCCAGACACCAGGGTCATCGCAAGCGAACCATGTTTACAATCCAGCTAACAAGAGGACATAGCTAGACGCCTAGACCCATAACAAATGGCATAAGATCATAGACATGTAGAGACATACATACAAAAGAGTTCAAGAAAGAACAGCATACATACAAAAGAGTTCAAGAAAGAACAGCAGACATTATAGCAAGCCTATTTCGTCATCTATTCCctgttttctttttttcccttctggtttatttcttcttcttctgatCCCGGACTGGGCAGATACATGTATGCGTGTATGAGATCGGTGATGTGAAGACATAGCATGAATGAGGACTAGAAAAAACTGTATTAGTTTCTTTGATCTTAAACCAAGGAGAAACTTTCTTGTGGGAATATCTGTGGCTTGATTTATTTGTTCCTCAATTTCGTGTTTGATTATTCGTGATGCATACCTTTTCATTTTATTTATTAGCTGACCATGTCAGGCTTTATAGTGGGTATGATAAGTAATTATAGTAACAGAGAAGATTCAAATAGTCAATCATAGGTAGTACTTAAAATTAGAGCCCTTagaattggtcaaatcattcaTATCCTATTTATTATTGTCATCGATCTCTACTTTGGTGCTTGCTACGCTCGTTTCATCAATTAACAGCGAATAGTTTTCAGTTCTAAGCCATATCGAAAACTGGACCGTACCTTTACATGTTCCCAGTACAAATGATGTATTTTCTCCCAAAACATACATTGTGAATTAAAATAGAGCTTATAGTTataaaaccacatatatatttttttcttcAAAAGAAAACCCCATGTAGTAGATGAATCTTGTCAGATTAGCGCAACACTTGTACTAATTGTTAAACCAACTTTTTTAGTCTATTGTTGTTCTATGTAAAAAAATCATAAACAGTATGTGGGATCCACCTATTAATGGTTATTTTTGGCTCTTTGTCAGTGTTTTAAAACATATTAAACTGATTTTTGGCTCTAAGCTATTATTGTAGGTGATCATGTGGGATCCACCTGTACTAGAAACAATTGTGTCAGTGGATTTTGTGGGGCTTACCTGTCAGGCTTTGTTCGGTTAATCCCCTCCAGAGGGGATCGGGAGGGATCGGAGGGGACTAATGTGGATTTTGATTTGTTGGGGATTTAATCCCTTTCATCAATCCCCCTCAACCTCCTCCAATCCCCTTCAAACTGAACAAACCCTTGGGTCTCGTGAATAGTTGAGCATGCATGGAACCCATCAACAGTATCAGGATCCCTAGAATTGCTCCAAAACTTGATACTTTAGTATATAGGTATTGTATTATTGATACAGAGCTAATCGCAAAAATTTTTACCACGATAGAAATATATGGAAGATAACATATCCAATCTTATACTGAAAATTTATTGTGCTGTCATTTACAAGCACACATGCAGTGATGATAAGTTTGCTGCTGTGCAGTAGTTCCTTTGCTACAGTAAGACAGAAAGCCATTGGCAATTTCTGTTGCCGTCGATGTTGCAAATCAAAGTACATGCGGTCTTGAATCTGCATGCACTGCCGGATCTTGGATGCAATGAGCGATATATGTGACCAAAGTGCTAGCTAGTAGATCATGCATGCATCCGATTCTTGGGACAAGTTAAATAGTGCTGAACTGTACTCGCGCACCTGTATATATATTAGCACAAGTACAAAGATATATGACTACCAATTTGTACTTGAGTATGAACCTGTGGACGTGTGATTAGCTAGTGCAGTCTGCATCTACGCTGAGTGTCCATACATGCGATTCTCTTGATCTCGTTGGTGTATAGCTAGTGTTTAAAAAAGGACCCTAGGACACACACGCGTCCTTAGCTATGGAGCACACATCTGTGTCGGCAAATTCTATTATTTAAACTGTTGGCACAAGCTGATATAACCGTCATGATTCCCTTGATGTGCCGGCCCTGGCCTTCTGTGAGCATAATTTGTTTTTAAAATGGTCAGAAACGCAGCTATGCCATGAATGATCTACTTAGGATCTTTAGATCATAGCTTAGCTAGTAATGTCCGGGTTGCCGTGTCTTGGAAACATCTAAGATCCTTCACTTAATTAGCAATCTCTGTGTTCAAGTACTACAAATCATACTTTGCTGAAGTGCAAGTGATCCTCTCCTAATTACAAAAGGATATGTACAGTTTTGGGACCTGTTTTATTTATTTCTTGTACTATTCAAACATACAAGTGAAGTGTTATAAACAAAAGCTGACTACACTCGAGGCTGTCTATATATACGTACTACTATGAAGTAAAAATTTCTTTTCTAACCAATGCAAGCATGAGAAGTTACCATGGAAAATGCCCTCTCAGTGAATAAACAATAATAAATACGCGTTGCATAGTCGATCGACAAACGGAATCCCCATTCCAATTAATAACGATCGCGGCAGATCGATCGACGACGTCCATAAACTAGCATATAGGCGTAATAAGCTAGATTCATGCCCACTGTTTCACGACCAAGTATATGCATCACCAAACAGATCATTCAATCGCATTATTCAAGCCGTGCATGGAGCACGTGATCAACGTCTATGGAAGAACTGTTGACATTGCTTGCCGTGATGTAAACAAAATAATGCGTCAAACTGGTCGTCATCGGTTTATTTTTACTGGGCGTGACGTAGTTGACGTGACCGCAATCAACAGCATGGCTACTATATGCATGCGCCATCTTGACTTGGGATTGGGGCCTGTCATCTGTTCTATTTCACTTAGCATAACCTGGCATATTTTACTTCCTGTCATGTCCTGATAGAAATTATTTCCCCGTTGTGGCTGCAGGCTCATCTCATATTCAGGTACTTACGGTAAAATAAAGCTCATAAGCAGTATCAGGCACAAGCAGAAAATACTGTTGTTAGCTTCACTATGAAAGCAGCATTTCAGCTCCCATTCCTTCCTTTACATACTTGTAGTTCTAAAATTACTGAATACAGTTTCAAAATTATTATTGAGTCACCGATAAAATATACTAGAATTTATCATATTTCAATGCTGTTATATCGTTTGGTAAAGAATTTTACTGAATTCATTTAGTATAGAAATGCAATAATCAGGTATGTTTACTGCAGACCGAACAGAGCACTATAATTAATGTCGTTGATCCATGCATTGTTAAGACTGCTCATCGTTGGTTGCACAGAAACACAAAGAATGACAAAGGACTGGAGGAGACCGCATGTCGATATCGAATTCGAGGTTCAGGAGAACTAACAAATGAACTGGTTTTCTTATAGGGTAATAAGTAATGAGCTAATTGGAACAGCGAAAGATGTAATTAGCTAATTAACATTATATCTGTGTAATGATTCTACTCTTAGGCAATAGCAGCCAGTTTGTTATCTCATCAAATATCCCAAAAAGGGAAATCATAACCAGTATTATGATTTATCTGTCTAAACCTATAACTTTAGTAAAGCAGGGATTCATTCAGTAACCAATTTTATGGATACATAGGCGGCAGCTACATAAATCACCCAACTCCTAGAGTACAAGCATGTATTACTAAGTTTTTGGCAGTTTTATATATTATTACTTCTAATTATTTTCATGGCACAAGGCAACGGATGATTGATTACCCCTTGCATTTTGTGCACTGCTCGGTCCTAGGGCGCCTGGAGTGGTTGGCAAAACCCACAGCATTGCCAGCATCTTGCAGCGTGTCTTTTCTTAATTACCTTGGGGGACAAAGGGTGTAAGGGTAGTTGATGGGCGGGAGGATTGCATTGATATTCATAGAAAGGTAGTAGCAAAAGGTAAATAATGCACCTCTAAACCCAAAGTTATAGCAAAGATCACAATGAGTTTCTTATGATTTAATCACAGCACCCAACAGTGTTATCTTTCAGAGTAAATGTATTAAAACAATGGAGTTATAAAGATGCTTGCAACTTCATCCTACTTTTATAGGCCCATATTGACATATTGAAATGTGCAGAATCAATCATGTAACTGACAGTAACACCCTACATGCAGGAAAACAGTTACACAACACCATATTTTATCCCCAACATTTGAAGATTTGTACAAAAATTCAGACAAATTTGAGTCGTGTATGAATGTTTTGGACCCGTAAATTCAAAAAATTTGTACGCTGATCACTGAAATTTTGGACTCATAAATTCAAATCATGCGTGATAAAAACTTTTTTCTACCAGAATTTCGAAATATTGAACCAAGAAGTGTGTATTCCTTGTCATATACAAAATCCATTATGCAAACCTTTAGTAAACATGTACAAAACTTTTGACACCGCTATTGAAAACTATATTAAAAAAAACTAGACAGTTTCAAACCATGTACAAAAAATTCGAAGCTAAAGTTTTAAAATTTCAACTTAGGATTAGAAACTTTTGACTTATATGGCAAATAAATTTGAACTCAGTAATTGGAAAACTCTAACTAGAAATTCGGAATGGGAAATTAGATTGTATATTTGTGGTCGAGGGAGTAAATTAGTTGATAGTGTTGGCTAATGTTGGTATTGTTATAACAAAATTATGAATTGGACAAATGTTTACTTTCCTTGATGCCACGTTGGATGTTGTATCGTATCAAAACAAAGCACAATTcctcaacaaaacaaaacaaagcACATCACGAAATGAACATGGGCCAAAACTGACCGCTCAGCACAGCAGGAGCTTTCGGCCCAATAACACGAAATGGAGGACTAAAAAGGAAGCTGGTTTTGGCCCAATGACACGGAACCGGGAACAGTATACTGAATAAAAGAAATGATGAAACTTAATACTGGCAAAGTACGTCGTGAGGGCATGAGGAAAGAGTGAAGGCACTAAAAGTATTTTCGGCAAGAAGGTGAcatttagattttttttttctccccTCTGGGAGGGCGTGTGGTGTGGATGGAGCTTCTAGAGTAATAGTACTTGGCAGAAAACAGAAAGCGTGGAAGACTAGTGATGGGCCGTATGGTATGGAAGCCAACCCACCCACCAACTTGTTGAGTACGTTTACGGGCCGGTATCGGGTTTTCAATTTTTCGTCGAGGTCCATGGCATTTTGGCCTTTCTCCTAAGTCCTAACAGAATCCCAAATCTCCTCTGTTCCGCGACGACGACGCCTTCTCTCCGAGCTCCCAAACCTTTATCAAACCTCTGTGGTTAGAACAATAAGCATGCGGTACTAGACCACACGTACGCGTAAACAAATCATGAGAGGCTACGCGCGCGCACGAGATCGTGAGTGGGCTACGGAGGTAGCCACAATAATTGACGTGTTCCTTCCAAGGCTTCTTTGCGACGAGCGATCGAAAAGATGCCGGCGGGCACCGTCCGCCGGCTGCTAGCCCGTCCCCACCGGCGGACCGGCCCTAGAACGCGCGCTGATCGATCTACTCATCTACTGGAATCCATGGCAGCGCGCGAGCGACCTGCAGCCGACCTGAGCCACGAGAGGTGGTGGTGGCTGGCAGGCAATAATCGAGCGCGCGGCGGACACgagcgcggccgcggccgccggcgtcacGGGCGATCGATGGCCGCGCCGGACGCGCACGTGCGCGCCGCTTCCGCCGTGCTCCCATCCCGTCATGAACAACGCCGTCCGCTCTCTCGCCTTCCTCGGCACAGGACGGCAAGGCACCGCACCCGGTCCCGGTTAGCTATACCTTAGCTCGCCGGGCCGGCCGGCCAGACACATGGCGACACGTAACACTAGCACAGACAATTACAGGAGATCGGACGACGAGCAAGAGCAGCTGGCCACTGCCACATGGACATGGCCACACGAACAAACGGCGACCTCACAGCAATCGCCTTCGCCAAATCTCCATTGGCCAGGCAAAGCAAGCGGCGGCCGGCAACGGGGCCGCATGATGGGAAACCAAACAAAAGGCCGGGGCCGGGCGTCGGGAGCGCATGCCCACGCAAAAGGTGGGCGCCGCAAGCATTATTCATCCATCCCGATGCTACGCTAATGACTAGCAAGCAAGCAAGGCTTAGCGCCTGCTTTGTTAAGGGTCTCCGATCTCCCCCTCCGCCTCCGGCCATGGCTACCTTTACTTGCTTTGCAGCGTGCTGGTGGGGTTGCCGCAATACATTGCGCGTGCATGGGGGGAGCACGGATTCCCtcccctccgcccgcccgccttTGGTCACCTATCAAAATAATCCTCCGCCTTTTGCTCCGGCCTTTTCCGGAGTGATGTTCGgggtggatggatggatggatggatggatgggggGATAGCTAGCCATGGCCGCATGCACGCACGCAGGCAGATAAATCTCTAGCACATCCCCATCCATCAGTGTCTCTCCTTTTTTTCCTCTTTTTCTCCGGATGTTCACCTGTCGTGTCCGACggacccttttcttttcttttcttattGGAGTGGATTAAGTTTGATAGTAGTAGGCTGTTTTTCCTTTATGATTTTCAGAATGCACGCATCGAAAACAGTTGTGTGTTCATGGAGTCGTTTACAGCAGAACGGATTGTTTTATATATAGTTTTCGTAAAGTGAGTTCTAGAGACCTGGGTGAAACAATAACCAAAATCATACAAATTTCTCCCGTTGCCTACTTTCATATTTTGGTCTTCCCTAGTTGCGACGAAGTCAGGATCAGGACCATTTACCACTATTACAGTTTATTAACATTTTGCGAGTGTTTTTTTTCCCAAGATGACTGAAGGttattcttcttctttcttAAGTGGCTGAGGTTTCTTAGTTTACTCCCTCCATCATGAAATATAAGGTATTAAGGGTTCAAAATTTGTACCTAAATATAAGACAACTAATTATTCCTAACCGGTCATGAAATTAGCAAAATAATAACCAAATAAGGCAATAAATAGGGGTACATGCGTCATTTACTTATCTCCTAAATCTGTAATGAAAATGTTAGGATGCCCTATATTACAAGACGGAGGGAGTATGTTTAAACAGTCCCTGGAGAGGAAAACAAATTAATAGCCAATAATCCTCAATCAATATTTTTCAACTAAAAAGCCATCATCCACTTACTAAACAACCCTaagaaaaataaagaaaactctTCAACCTAAGTTCAGATGAAATCGATTGGAGATAACATTATAAATAATGCTTTTAAAAAGTAGATTTTTTGTAGGAGGAAACAAGTTCTTGATGATACTTAACTAAGATGGTTATTGTTTCTTTGTAATTTCCTCAACTAGCCATGCATGACTTTCTTTTATCATAATTGAGGCAATCCCCAAGGTTTATAGGTTCTTTATCAATTAACCGTTAGTTTTTTTGGCTGAAAATTGTTGAATAGTCACTCTAGATCACTATTATTTTTTGGTTGAAAGTAACAATTAGTTATTTCCCCAAGGAAATGGAAATGCATAATAATAAAATTCCGTATATGTACAGAAAAACGTAAAGCATGAAAATGTAGCAATATTGCTTGGTGATTCGATGTATTCGTTGAACGGTCGGTGTGAAGGCAGTACGTGACACAGTATTGCTTAGTAAGTTGCATCCAAAGGTCTGTGACACAGTATTTTTGGTCAAATGTCAAACAAAGATCCCATCCCCGATCCATCCATACACACTGGAACCCCGGCCTAAAGCATGCATGCGTTTGCGCAGGTCCAGCCGTGGATCGATCGTGTGAAAAGCGGAAGCTGGAATGGAACGTTGTGGGGCTGAGCACGAATCACGACGCGCCTTTTCCCAGCCCCGACAGGTGCAGTGGAGCAAGTGGTTCTTTTCTTCTACCGCCGTAACTCGCGAGCGCCGAAGAAAGTGTGAGCAACTCCTAGCTGAGTGCGATCCAACCACTCTCAGTCTCAGACTCGAGTGCCTCGGCTTCTCATATCCAAAGTGTGGTAGCCCAAAATTATccaaaaaaaaagaagttaAGGTAGCCGACGTACGTCATACGCGTGAATCCGGCGCGCTGCTGCTGATTCGATAGAATGCACTCCGAAGTCCGATCAAACAAGACGGCTGATGAAACGATCAAGCTAAGGACATTTATTATATGCTGGTGGTAATAATCTTCAGATGAGTTTATTATGGTTGTTGCCGCATTGGTCTTTTATTTGCTGCAAAAGGAGGAGA from Panicum hallii strain FIL2 chromosome 9, PHallii_v3.1, whole genome shotgun sequence includes:
- the LOC112873274 gene encoding cyclin-D2-2-like is translated as MGFLSAGGASPSSLLLCEENMDDVFGCSDGEGELAELGAGLDFPAFPLESDEVVASLMEKEKEQLIHVAAGHYLQRLNSGGVVSSWRIASIDWINKAQAHHNFGPLCFYLSINYLDRILSIKEPQAGQPWVQQLLSVGCLSIAAKMEETLVPRYQDFQVCSEKYKFDAESIKNMEIFVMGSLNWRMQAVTPFSYINYFMDKFTQGKPLSCGFASRCSELILGTLEATKFLQFRPSEIAAAAVLLAAAESHALDFTSALIASNIPIDKQTVKRCYEAMQEVGLVKKNEGNASRPSVPKSPYGVLGASCFSFKTDDSQTPGSSQANHVYNPANKRT